The Neobacillus sp. OS1-2 genome includes a window with the following:
- a CDS encoding pirin family protein, which yields MLRKVESKNMGSSNLGWLKSKFHFSFAEYYNPTNIHFGVLRVINDDLIEAQRGFGMHPHQNMEIISYVVNGHLTHEDSMGNSNTITRGQVQYMSAGTGVYHSEQNNGEDTARLLQIWILPDRSGHTPNYGDYRFRPEDRHNQWLHMVSSVNGNAPIKINQDANIYTLELDKDQEISFPVKAGRQAYLVQIEGNSTIHDITLDARDAMEIVEETITLHANETSHVLIVEMEKE from the coding sequence ATGTTGAGGAAAGTGGAAAGCAAGAATATGGGGAGCAGTAATCTTGGCTGGCTGAAGAGTAAGTTCCATTTTTCGTTTGCCGAGTACTATAATCCTACTAATATCCACTTTGGTGTGTTACGTGTCATCAATGACGATTTAATTGAAGCCCAAAGGGGATTTGGGATGCATCCACATCAAAATATGGAGATTATCTCGTATGTAGTCAACGGGCATCTTACACATGAAGATAGCATGGGAAATTCCAATACTATTACACGGGGACAGGTTCAGTATATGAGTGCTGGAACTGGTGTTTATCATAGTGAACAGAACAATGGCGAGGACACAGCAAGATTATTACAAATCTGGATTCTGCCTGATCGAAGTGGCCATACACCTAATTATGGAGATTATCGCTTTCGTCCGGAGGATCGCCATAATCAATGGCTCCATATGGTGTCAAGTGTAAACGGAAATGCTCCCATCAAAATCAATCAAGACGCCAATATCTATACATTAGAATTGGACAAAGACCAAGAAATTAGCTTCCCTGTCAAAGCGGGAAGACAAGCCTATCTTGTTCAAATAGAAGGAAATTCAACGATCCATGACATCACCTTAGACGCTAGAGATGCCATGGAAATTGTTGAGGAAACTATCACACTGCACGCAAATGAAACATCACATGTGTTAATCGTTGAGATGGAAAAGGAATGA
- a CDS encoding DUF6773 family protein has translation MNIFKRSGKVTDERIENIRNKIFKEIYYLIMVICFISIGIKIFKYGVDTKLIVLELVILFFGGVYYLIRSIFLGVYWDEVEMHDRTSKTTMGSKTIFSSIGLAIVMAIMIGVKSAVSYADGRAQGIWYFAMVSFASIVIYVPIFLLLFGGIHLLAKKIGLKKQDDDNEL, from the coding sequence ATGAACATTTTTAAACGTTCGGGAAAGGTCACGGATGAACGCATTGAAAATATCCGCAATAAGATTTTTAAGGAAATCTATTATCTGATCATGGTCATTTGTTTTATCAGTATCGGGATAAAAATTTTCAAGTATGGCGTGGATACAAAGTTGATAGTCTTGGAATTGGTGATTCTTTTCTTTGGAGGTGTTTATTACCTCATTCGCTCCATTTTCTTGGGGGTGTATTGGGATGAAGTGGAGATGCACGATCGCACAAGTAAAACGACAATGGGTTCGAAGACCATTTTTTCCAGCATTGGTTTAGCCATAGTCATGGCCATCATGATCGGCGTGAAGAGTGCTGTTTCATACGCTGACGGCCGTGCGCAGGGTATTTGGTACTTTGCCATGGTATCATTTGCTTCTATTGTGATCTATGTACCCATTTTCCTTCTTCTTTTTGGCGGTATCCACCTGCTCGCGAAGAAAATTGGTTTGAAGAAACAAGATGACGATAACGAATTGTAG
- a CDS encoding helix-turn-helix transcriptional regulator: MKNIKLKLARVEKDLSQEELAKTVGVSRQTIGLIESGKYNPSLSLCINICKALSRTLNDLFWDEET; encoded by the coding sequence ATGAAAAATATAAAATTAAAACTGGCAAGAGTTGAAAAGGATTTATCCCAAGAAGAACTAGCCAAAACTGTTGGCGTATCCAGACAAACGATTGGTTTAATTGAATCAGGAAAATACAATCCATCCTTAAGTCTTTGCATTAACATCTGCAAAGCCCTATCTCGTACATTAAATGATTTGTTTTGGGATGAGGAAACATAA
- the trmL gene encoding tRNA (uridine(34)/cytosine(34)/5-carboxymethylaminomethyluridine(34)-2'-O)-methyltransferase TrmL, whose amino-acid sequence MAIHVVLYQPEIPVNTANIARMCAATNTALHLIRPLGFSTDETMIKRAGLDFWQFVNITYYDSLDDFFSKNQGEFYYIETFGEKAHSAFDFSNIAKEHYFMFGKETTGLPKDLLENNKDHFLRIPMNTHIRSLNLSNTAAILVYEALRQQGFPHLN is encoded by the coding sequence TTGGCAATCCATGTTGTACTATATCAACCAGAAATTCCGGTCAATACGGCAAATATTGCACGTATGTGTGCAGCCACCAACACAGCCTTGCATTTAATTCGGCCGCTGGGCTTTTCTACAGATGAAACCATGATCAAACGAGCTGGGTTAGATTTCTGGCAGTTTGTCAACATAACGTACTATGATTCATTGGATGACTTTTTTTCGAAAAATCAAGGGGAGTTCTACTATATTGAGACGTTTGGGGAAAAAGCCCATTCCGCCTTTGATTTCAGTAATATAGCAAAGGAACATTATTTTATGTTCGGAAAAGAAACAACCGGTTTACCAAAGGATTTACTGGAAAATAATAAAGACCATTTCTTGAGAATACCCATGAATACGCATATTCGTTCACTCAACCTTTCGAACACGGCTGCTATCTTGGTGTATGAGGCCCTGCGCCAGCAAGGATTTCCTCATTTAAACTAA
- a CDS encoding YjcZ family sporulation protein yields MHNALPSSNAFPNAVPNAVPNALPNAIPNALPIMPHIQPMACSYATPVYADCLPAQGCGDFILIVVLFILLIIVGAVCFCG; encoded by the coding sequence ATGCATAATGCCTTACCGAGTTCAAATGCCTTTCCAAATGCGGTGCCAAATGCAGTACCAAACGCCTTGCCCAATGCAATACCAAATGCCTTACCAATTATGCCCCATATCCAGCCAATGGCTTGCTCCTATGCAACACCTGTTTATGCCGATTGTTTACCTGCCCAAGGGTGCGGTGACTTTATTCTGATTGTAGTGTTGTTTATTTTATTAATCATTGTTGGTGCTGTTTGTTTCTGTGGTTAA
- a CDS encoding TRAP transporter large permease subunit: MKIMVVLVLEIGLVTPPVGINLYITSQQSGVSVNKVLKGSIPFIGVLLLTVLLIILFPQIVLFLPSHM; this comes from the coding sequence ATAAAAATTATGGTAGTACTAGTATTAGAAATCGGGTTAGTTACCCCTCCAGTAGGAATTAACCTTTATATTACGAGCCAGCAGTCAGGTGTAAGTGTAAACAAAGTCTTAAAAGGATCCATTCCCTTTATCGGGGTTCTATTACTTACTGTTTTATTAATCATCCTCTTCCCACAAATTGTTTTATTCCTTCCATCTCACATGTAA
- a CDS encoding GNAT family protein, which yields MIIDTGISLEGDSISLIPLELKHTELLFEALKSPEVWKYTWREVKSMDDLERILMTAVTNKKDGKQIPFVIKNKLTGEIIGTTRIGEIDIDNRNMEIGWTWLSPTVWKTKVNTECKFLLLKYCFEELNVIRVQFSISGQNLRSQKAVERIGATKEGTFRKHRIKSDGTIHDNIFYSIIDSEWESVKKNLVYLLEKGY from the coding sequence ATGATAATTGATACAGGCATATCTCTAGAAGGGGATTCCATTTCACTTATTCCTCTCGAGCTGAAGCATACGGAACTATTATTTGAAGCATTAAAAAGTCCAGAAGTATGGAAATATACCTGGCGAGAAGTTAAATCAATGGATGATTTAGAACGTATTTTAATGACAGCTGTTACCAATAAAAAGGACGGTAAACAGATCCCTTTTGTTATTAAGAATAAATTGACAGGTGAAATAATAGGGACTACTCGAATTGGCGAGATTGATATAGATAATCGTAACATGGAAATAGGATGGACGTGGCTTTCACCAACAGTATGGAAAACAAAGGTAAACACAGAATGTAAATTTTTATTACTTAAGTATTGTTTTGAAGAATTAAACGTCATTCGAGTCCAATTTTCAATTAGTGGACAAAATTTGCGTTCTCAAAAAGCAGTTGAACGAATAGGGGCAACCAAAGAAGGAACATTTCGTAAACATAGAATAAAGTCAGATGGTACTATTCATGACAATATATTTTACAGTATTATTGATAGTGAATGGGAGTCAGTAAAAAAAAATTTGGTTTATTTATTAGAAAAAGGTTACTGA
- a CDS encoding competence protein ComK, with translation MTTNQFYLVDDNVILMTGEYDNNGKLCARVMIGRETLLVDQSPVKLLDETLKYIGFNLKGALEGAKGIIGEKYMRPVMVNPYKGICLFPNKSPKKDDCLWFNPDHIVKTNSRGYKTEVVLSNGVSILVDLKLCFFNSKLHIASELKRTSIERGNHSNPIVPERRKPLSRSKNGKYNFGSIA, from the coding sequence ATGACTACGAACCAATTTTATTTAGTCGATGATAACGTGATATTAATGACAGGTGAATACGACAACAATGGAAAGCTTTGCGCACGGGTGATGATCGGAAGGGAAACTCTTTTGGTAGACCAGTCACCGGTCAAACTATTGGATGAAACGTTAAAATACATAGGATTTAATTTAAAAGGTGCTCTTGAAGGTGCCAAAGGGATTATTGGTGAAAAATATATGCGCCCCGTTATGGTTAATCCTTACAAGGGGATTTGCTTATTCCCGAATAAGTCACCAAAAAAGGATGACTGTCTCTGGTTTAACCCCGACCATATTGTAAAAACCAATAGCAGAGGGTATAAAACAGAAGTTGTGCTTAGCAACGGCGTTTCCATTCTCGTCGATTTAAAACTATGCTTTTTTAACTCAAAGCTGCATATTGCATCTGAATTGAAGCGGACGTCAATCGAAAGAGGGAACCATTCAAATCCAATAGTTCCCGAAAGAAGAAAGCCGCTCTCCAGGTCGAAAAATGGCAAATACAACTTTGGTTCCATAGCATAG
- a CDS encoding helix-turn-helix transcriptional regulator translates to MENLQMSYIGKELTRLRKNKNLTQLQLSRLCNINRTYISMLECNSKRPMLGTIFLLAAGLGMTACELVQEIEKVM, encoded by the coding sequence TTGGAAAATCTACAAATGTCCTATATCGGAAAAGAATTAACAAGGCTGCGAAAGAATAAGAACTTAACACAGCTACAATTATCCCGTCTGTGCAATATTAATCGCACTTATATCAGTATGCTTGAATGCAATAGTAAACGGCCCATGCTCGGAACCATCTTCTTACTTGCTGCCGGCCTTGGGATGACGGCCTGTGAATTGGTGCAGGAAATAGAAAAGGTTATGTAA
- a CDS encoding helix-turn-helix domain-containing protein, giving the protein MHHKILVGKVIRKKRVSLKISQLVLAERSSLSPIMISKFERNLSEPSFETTIKLAAAFGMKASEFIKEIEDTIDRDQHL; this is encoded by the coding sequence ATGCATCATAAGATTCTGGTAGGGAAGGTTATAAGAAAAAAGAGAGTAAGCCTTAAGATTTCACAGTTGGTGTTGGCTGAACGGAGCTCATTAAGTCCCATAATGATAAGTAAATTCGAAAGGAATCTCAGTGAACCCAGTTTCGAAACTACGATTAAATTAGCCGCAGCATTTGGTATGAAAGCTTCTGAGTTCATCAAGGAAATTGAAGATACTATAGATAGGGATCAACATCTGTAA
- the rbsK gene encoding ribokinase: protein MDIAVIGSNMVDLISYINKMPKEGETLEAPDFKIGCGGKGANQAVAAAKMGSKVMMVTKVGDDLFADNTIKNLENYGIDTEFTNKVQDTSSGVAPIFVDPESKNRILIIKGANQYLLPVDIDRAAEKLKQCSLLVLQLEIPLETIYRAIEFGNENGIPVILNPAPATKDLDFSYVCKCDFFIPNETELEILTGMPVETEEQIKAAAITLIDKGVKDVIVTMGSRGVMWVTKGEAHMVDSYKVNAIDTTGAGDAFIGCFAHYFVKNNDILHAIKMATAFAALSVTKRGTQSSYPNMDEVENFMTK, encoded by the coding sequence ATGGATATCGCAGTAATCGGATCCAACATGGTGGATCTTATTTCATATATTAATAAGATGCCAAAAGAAGGGGAAACACTTGAGGCACCGGATTTTAAAATAGGTTGTGGGGGTAAAGGAGCAAATCAGGCGGTTGCGGCTGCTAAGATGGGCTCCAAGGTGATGATGGTCACAAAGGTTGGTGATGACCTTTTTGCGGATAATACGATTAAAAATCTTGAAAATTACGGAATTGATACAGAGTTTACCAATAAAGTTCAAGATACCTCAAGTGGTGTCGCGCCCATTTTTGTAGATCCAGAATCCAAAAATCGTATCCTCATTATTAAAGGGGCGAATCAATACCTTTTACCCGTGGATATAGACCGGGCAGCAGAGAAATTAAAGCAATGTTCTTTACTTGTGCTGCAACTTGAGATACCGCTAGAGACGATTTATCGAGCAATAGAATTTGGTAATGAGAATGGAATTCCTGTTATCCTTAATCCTGCACCAGCTACTAAAGATCTGGACTTCAGTTATGTATGTAAATGCGACTTTTTCATTCCAAATGAAACTGAATTGGAAATCTTGACGGGCATGCCTGTCGAAACTGAAGAGCAAATTAAAGCTGCTGCGATCACGTTAATCGATAAAGGGGTTAAGGATGTAATTGTCACAATGGGTAGTCGTGGAGTCATGTGGGTAACCAAAGGTGAGGCGCATATGGTGGACTCATATAAAGTAAATGCCATCGACACAACTGGAGCGGGAGATGCTTTCATTGGCTGCTTTGCCCACTATTTTGTGAAGAATAATGATATCCTTCATGCAATAAAAATGGCTACTGCCTTTGCAGCATTAAGCGTCACGAAACGTGGTACACAATCTTCTTATCCAAATATGGATGAGGTAGAAAATTTTATGACGAAGTAA
- a CDS encoding aldose 1-epimerase family protein: MTLGKIELQRHFFTDSSKVIFKNAEMKASLFRYPSGVEAIELRNLRGRMVVLPFMGQMIWDLEFDHTDLKMKNMFSQPKKVTNVVDTYGCFAFHSGLIRNGCPGPEDDHELHGEMPCAEMDRAWLEITAEGITVCGETEYVKGFGHHYLARPTVKMFNKESFIEISMNVKNLSGSEMPLQYMCHTNYAYVENALLQQNIPDNAFKLRESVPGHVKPTEGWLDYNKKILSGEETISTLNRPEMYDPEIVFFADRINQYQETAEFEMISPDGTVFFTQFSTAELNYATRWILHNCDQQVGAFVLPATCRPEGYLAAEKSGTLLKLDAGEERNFTVVTGKK, from the coding sequence ATGACTCTAGGGAAAATTGAATTGCAGCGTCATTTTTTTACCGATAGCAGTAAGGTGATATTCAAAAACGCGGAAATGAAAGCAAGTCTTTTCCGTTATCCATCAGGAGTGGAAGCAATTGAACTTCGTAATTTACGTGGCAGGATGGTTGTTCTTCCATTTATGGGTCAGATGATTTGGGACTTAGAATTTGATCATACAGATCTTAAAATGAAAAATATGTTCTCGCAGCCGAAAAAGGTTACCAATGTCGTAGATACATATGGCTGCTTTGCCTTTCATTCGGGTTTAATCCGAAACGGTTGTCCTGGGCCTGAGGATGATCACGAGTTGCACGGTGAAATGCCTTGTGCTGAAATGGACCGGGCATGGCTTGAAATCACTGCTGAAGGCATAACCGTTTGCGGCGAAACGGAGTACGTGAAGGGGTTTGGCCATCACTATCTCGCACGACCAACCGTAAAAATGTTCAACAAAGAATCGTTCATTGAAATCAGCATGAATGTTAAAAACCTCTCTGGCTCAGAAATGCCACTTCAATATATGTGTCACACGAACTATGCGTATGTCGAGAATGCGCTATTGCAGCAAAATATCCCTGACAACGCTTTTAAACTGAGAGAATCAGTACCGGGGCATGTCAAACCAACTGAAGGATGGCTGGATTATAATAAAAAGATCCTCAGCGGCGAAGAAACGATTAGCACTTTAAATCGGCCGGAGATGTACGATCCAGAGATTGTCTTTTTTGCGGATCGAATAAACCAGTATCAGGAAACGGCTGAATTCGAAATGATCTCACCGGATGGAACTGTCTTTTTTACTCAGTTTTCTACGGCTGAACTAAATTACGCCACACGTTGGATTCTTCATAATTGTGATCAACAAGTAGGAGCCTTCGTCCTTCCAGCGACTTGCAGGCCGGAAGGGTATCTCGCTGCTGAAAAATCCGGTACATTACTAAAGCTTGATGCAGGTGAAGAGAGAAATTTTACAGTGGTAACGGGAAAGAAATAA
- the fucP gene encoding L-fucose:H+ symporter permease — protein MKSKNIIQLPDGYLNRTPILQFILLSLLFPMWAVAASLNDILITQFKHVFELSDFASAFVQSAFYGGYFFVAIPASMVIKKTNYKIGIIVGLLFYIAGCTLFYPASEMATYTMFLFALFAIAIGLGFLETAANTYSSMIGPRQFSTLRLNISQTFYPLGSISGILLGKYLVFQEGASLEARMATMSPKEAHAFGLEMLQHTLEPYKYIIFVLIAMVVLFVITKFPSCKPVVKKEKGSGKSPNLVQTLKYLAGIKEFRKGIAAEFLYVGMQVTVWSFTIRLALDLNPDINERVASNFMVFSFIAFFVGKFIANFLMTRFNPSKILVIYSVIGAATLAYVSFVPNMTAVYGAVAVSMLFGPCWATIYAETLNVVKEKQYTALAGAILVMSIVGAAVVPAIQGFASDLFGSMQLSFLVPMLCFLYVGFHFFGKMKKNSTMLQGEEVGLKKAQ, from the coding sequence ATGAAAAGCAAAAATATTATTCAGTTACCAGATGGCTACTTAAACCGAACCCCCATTCTACAGTTCATTCTATTGTCGTTATTGTTTCCAATGTGGGCGGTAGCAGCCAGCTTGAATGATATCTTAATCACGCAGTTCAAGCATGTATTTGAGTTAAGTGATTTTGCGAGTGCGTTTGTTCAAAGTGCATTTTACGGCGGCTACTTTTTTGTAGCGATTCCAGCGTCGATGGTTATTAAAAAGACAAATTACAAGATTGGGATTATTGTAGGTTTGCTGTTTTATATTGCTGGCTGTACATTATTCTATCCAGCTTCCGAAATGGCAACCTATACCATGTTTCTATTTGCACTCTTCGCCATTGCGATTGGACTAGGATTTTTGGAAACGGCGGCCAATACCTACAGCTCCATGATTGGGCCGCGTCAGTTTTCGACGTTGCGCTTGAATATCAGCCAAACATTTTATCCGCTTGGCTCCATTTCAGGTATCCTGCTTGGTAAATATCTTGTGTTCCAGGAAGGCGCCAGTCTGGAAGCAAGAATGGCTACAATGTCTCCTAAAGAAGCGCATGCGTTTGGACTCGAAATGCTTCAGCATACGCTAGAACCATATAAATATATCATATTTGTTCTAATTGCTATGGTCGTGTTGTTTGTGATAACGAAATTCCCTTCATGTAAACCAGTGGTGAAAAAGGAAAAGGGTTCTGGTAAGTCACCTAATTTAGTACAAACACTGAAATATCTAGCTGGAATAAAAGAATTCCGAAAAGGAATTGCAGCGGAATTTTTATATGTTGGTATGCAAGTAACGGTATGGTCGTTTACGATTCGTCTCGCACTTGACTTGAATCCGGATATTAACGAACGAGTGGCTTCGAACTTCATGGTGTTTAGTTTTATTGCCTTTTTTGTTGGAAAGTTCATTGCCAATTTCTTAATGACTCGCTTTAATCCATCTAAAATATTGGTTATTTATTCCGTCATTGGGGCAGCAACCCTTGCATATGTCTCGTTTGTACCAAACATGACAGCAGTTTACGGTGCCGTTGCTGTTAGTATGCTATTTGGTCCTTGTTGGGCGACTATTTATGCAGAAACACTGAATGTTGTTAAAGAAAAGCAATATACAGCACTGGCTGGTGCCATTTTGGTGATGTCCATTGTTGGGGCCGCGGTGGTTCCGGCAATCCAAGGATTCGCATCCGACTTATTTGGTTCCATGCAGCTTTCATTCCTTGTTCCGATGCTTTGCTTCCTATATGTTGGTTTCCATTTCTTTGGAAAAATGAAGAAGAATTCGACGATGTTACAGGGTGAAGAGGTAGGCCTTAAGAAAGCACAATAA
- a CDS encoding LacI family DNA-binding transcriptional regulator yields MESKPNIQDVARLADVSIATVSRVINNQGGVRKVTEERILKAIKELGYIRSAAARTMKRKDTKTIGVIVPDIKNPFFPLVMAGIEQKAREKDYFTILSSTNESPIIEEKIVRNFIERGVDGVIITTANEDGDHLNLLWEQKIPVVAVDRSIRNFEVDTVLVDNIQGSYQAVQHLILQGHRKIAIICGPQNTTPGLERFLGYKKALEDYTIPLDDRFVVQGDFGEYSGHAATKQLSKLEERPTAIFSSNNLMTIGCMKALNELNWVLGDEVSFVGFDDVDIATFLKPKLTVVARPMNTVGEIAFMFLHDRINFKDDIPKRTYSIPPELIIRHSCRLMKR; encoded by the coding sequence ATGGAGTCAAAACCAAATATTCAGGATGTAGCGAGATTGGCCGATGTTTCAATTGCGACAGTCTCAAGGGTGATTAACAACCAGGGCGGGGTGAGGAAGGTAACGGAAGAGAGGATTCTTAAAGCAATCAAGGAACTGGGATATATCCGCAGTGCTGCTGCAAGAACCATGAAACGAAAGGATACCAAAACCATTGGTGTCATTGTGCCTGACATTAAAAACCCCTTCTTTCCCCTAGTGATGGCCGGAATAGAACAGAAGGCCCGTGAAAAGGATTATTTCACCATTCTAAGCAGCACGAATGAGTCTCCTATTATTGAGGAGAAAATTGTAAGGAACTTTATAGAGCGGGGCGTAGATGGAGTCATCATTACGACAGCCAATGAGGATGGCGACCATCTAAACCTGCTTTGGGAGCAGAAAATACCGGTTGTAGCAGTCGATCGAAGCATCAGAAATTTTGAGGTGGACACTGTACTGGTTGATAATATTCAAGGATCGTATCAGGCTGTCCAACATCTGATACTGCAGGGGCACCGAAAAATAGCGATCATCTGCGGTCCTCAAAATACAACGCCGGGGTTGGAGCGGTTCCTTGGTTATAAAAAGGCGCTAGAGGATTATACTATTCCTCTTGATGATAGATTTGTCGTTCAAGGGGATTTTGGAGAATACAGTGGTCATGCAGCGACAAAGCAACTAAGTAAGCTGGAGGAAAGACCCACAGCCATTTTTTCATCGAATAACTTAATGACAATTGGCTGCATGAAGGCTTTGAATGAATTAAACTGGGTGCTAGGGGATGAGGTGTCGTTCGTCGGCTTTGATGATGTCGATATAGCAACATTTCTGAAACCGAAGCTGACTGTGGTGGCTCGGCCAATGAATACAGTTGGGGAAATTGCTTTCATGTTCTTGCATGATCGAATTAATTTTAAGGACGATATCCCGAAACGAACGTATTCCATTCCTCCAGAACTGATAATTAGGCATTCTTGCAGACTAATGAAAAGGTAG